In Caproicibacterium amylolyticum, a genomic segment contains:
- a CDS encoding helix-turn-helix domain-containing protein: protein MPKGQRKHFYSGDFKLEVIETMEREHLSLSEAARRFRVPDHTIVARWERHYLTEGKQGLYIERRGNPKVARETKMPDETRKDLIAEIQQLRMENEYLKKLNALVLKEEQQNKKHK from the coding sequence ATGCCGAAAGGACAACGCAAGCATTTTTACAGTGGTGACTTCAAATTAGAAGTAATCGAAACCATGGAGCGAGAGCATTTAAGTTTGAGTGAAGCGGCTCGGAGGTTTAGGGTTCCAGATCATACAATTGTAGCGAGATGGGAACGCCACTATCTAACAGAAGGAAAACAAGGACTCTACATTGAACGCCGAGGAAATCCGAAAGTGGCAAGAGAAACTAAAATGCCGGATGAAACGCGCAAGGACTTAATCGCAGAAATACAGCAGTTGCGAATGGAGAATGAATATCTAAAAAAATTGAATGCCTTGGTCTTGAAAGAGGAACAGCAAAACAAAAAGCACAAATAA
- a CDS encoding IS3 family transposase, translating to MQELRQTYPIGKLLQFAGIPRSTFYYYLHQSKQPSRYNRVKEEIQRIYTENHGRYGYRRITLALGKAGIAINHKTTLKLMRQMGLFCRVRMKRYNSYKGEVGNIAPNLLERQFTAPAPNCKWITDVTEFKIDGKKLYLSPILDLYNREIVSYSISEHPDFAMISEMLSKAFQKLPDKAENLILHSDQGWLYQIKPYQRILQGKGISQSMSRKATCLDNAVAENFFGILKTELLYLQKFDSMEQFKAALIEYLDYYNNRRIKAKLNGLSPVEYRIQTVQVA from the coding sequence ATTCAGGAATTAAGGCAGACATATCCAATAGGTAAGCTGCTGCAATTTGCAGGTATTCCTCGCAGCACCTTCTACTACTATTTGCACCAGTCGAAGCAGCCATCTCGGTACAACCGGGTGAAAGAAGAAATACAACGCATTTATACGGAGAACCATGGCCGTTACGGTTACCGCAGAATTACCTTAGCCTTAGGCAAGGCAGGAATTGCAATAAACCACAAGACAACGCTAAAACTCATGCGTCAAATGGGGTTGTTCTGTCGTGTCCGTATGAAGCGTTACAACTCTTACAAAGGTGAGGTTGGCAACATTGCCCCCAATCTGTTGGAGCGCCAGTTTACGGCACCGGCGCCGAACTGCAAATGGATCACTGATGTGACCGAGTTCAAGATTGACGGGAAGAAGCTTTATCTGTCGCCCATTTTGGATTTGTATAACCGCGAAATCGTCAGCTACTCGATTAGTGAGCATCCCGACTTTGCTATGATTTCCGAAATGCTTTCGAAAGCATTTCAGAAACTGCCGGATAAAGCAGAAAATTTGATCCTTCACTCTGACCAAGGCTGGCTCTACCAAATTAAGCCCTACCAACGAATACTACAAGGCAAAGGTATTTCACAAAGTATGTCCCGCAAGGCAACTTGCCTTGATAATGCTGTTGCTGAAAACTTCTTTGGCATTCTCAAAACGGAACTTCTCTACTTGCAGAAATTTGATTCCATGGAGCAATTCAAGGCCGCTTTGATTGAGTATCTCGATTATTACAACAATCGCCGCATCAAGGCAAAACTAAACGGCCTGAGTCCTGTGGAGTACAGAATTCAGACCGTTCAGGTTGCTTAA